CTTGGGGAGCCAGTTGGCGGTGGCGGCGATGGTGCCCACTGCCCCCACGCACATCATGGGGAAGGTGAGGGCCTCCAGGCCGCAGAACACCCGGAAGTCGCGCCCTGCCGTGCGCAATAGCTCCGATACGTACTCGACGTCCTTGCTGGAGTGTTTGAGCCCGATGATGTTGGGGAAATCTCGCCGCAACCGGGCGGCTGTTTCTACCTTGATCTCCACCCCGGCCCGACCCGGGATGTTGTACAGCACGATGGGAAAGTCCGGCACCGCCTGGGCCACCTGGCCGAAGAAACGGTATAGCCCCTCCTGGTTGGGTTTGATGTAGTAGGGGGTGATGACCAAAGCCCCCTCTGCCCCTGCCTTCTGGGCAAAGCGGGTAAGCTCGAGCGTCTCGTCCAGCCGGAGGGTGCCGGTTCCGGCCAGGAGCGGTACCCGGCCCTTGATGAGCTTCACCGCCAGCTCGATGAGGTATTTGCGCTCCTCCAAGTTTAGGGTGCCGGGCTCGCCGGTGGTTCCACCCACCGAGAGGCCATGCGAACCGGCGGCGATCTGCCGTTCGATAAGCCGCTCCATCGCAGCCTCATCGATCTGCCCATTTTTGAAGGGGGTCACCAACGGTACGATACTGCCTTTGAACTCGCGCATAGCCCTCCTTTGCTTTATCACCGAGGGTACATAGCCACGGCCTAATAGGGTAGTGTAAGCAACAACAAATTTAGTCATAATGTTGTAGATTTACACAAAGACCATGGTTCCATCCCCTCCTGCCGACTGGAAAACCCCGGAAGGGATAGCGCAGGCGCTAGACGTGTTGCTGGGCAAGCTTTCCCGTCCGCAAGAGTTTCTCGCCGCTTTGGGGGGGCTAACCCGCTTGCCTTTAGCGCTGCTGGCCCCTTGGGGCGAGGTGCTGGCCTGGTGGGGGAGGGTTCCTGCTCGGCATCCCACGCAGCTTGGCCGGGGGAGGAGTTTTTGGGCGCTGGAGGCGGGGGAGTGGCGGTTGATCGCCTACGGAGGCGAGGCCCAGCTCGAGGAGGCCGCGCCGCTGCTGGCCCTAGCCCAGCGGATGTTGCGGCTGCGGGCGATGGAAAAGGCGCTCGAGCGCACCCAGGAGGAAAACCTGGGAGCGGCTTTTCTGGACGAGCTGCTGTTGGGGGAGGCGGATCTGAGCCGAGCCTTTGCTTTTGGCTTTGAGGCTGGCTTCCCGCTTTTGCTAGCCCTGATTGAGGCCCCTACTCCTCCGGGCCGCCACCGCCTGGCCGAGACCCGGCGGCGAGAGGTGTTGCAGGGGCTCAAGCGGTCGGTGGGAGCATACCTGGAGCGCTTGGGAACCCCTTACCTGATCTCGGGTCGGGGGACTCGGGCGGTGGTGCTTTGGCAAGCACACGATGTGGCCAAGGAGGTACAGACCCTGCTTTGGGCTGCTCCGCAGGGGGTGCGGATGGGCTACTCGGCGCTGCACCGGAGCCTCGAAGAGGTGAGCTCCGCCTACCGCGAAGCCCTCATCGCCCTCAAGGCGGCCCGCTGGGGAGAGGTGGTGGGCTTCGAAGGGCTCGACCCGGTGGCCTGGGTGTTGCTGCAGCACGCTCCCGAAGACCTCAAGGCCCTCGTCGAGCGTTTTCTGCCCCTGTCCCCCAAGGAGCTGCGCACCCTCGAGCGTTACCTCGAGCACTCCGGCGACCTCAGCGCCACCGCACAGGCTTTGCATGTACACCCCAACACCCTGCGCTACCGCTTGCAAAAAATCGAGCAGCGCCTAGGGGCCTCGCTCAAGAGCCCGGAAACCCTGGCCCAGGTCCACTTGGCCTTGCGGGCCAAGGGGCTACTCGAGGCCTAACGCGCCTTATGGGAGGACTGCGTATACTAAAGCCCGTGTACGGCATCTTGGTCTGGCCTCCAGACGACCTCGAGACTTTTATGGCTAGGCTCCAGACCAAGCACGGAGTGCGGGGCTTCGGCCTGCCCCACCTCAACCTGCGCCAGCCCTTCGAGTGGGAGCACGGCGAGGAATCGCTGAAGAAAGCGGTGCAGGGCATCCTGCGCAGCCACGCCCCCTTCCGCCTTCGTCTGGGGGGGTGGAGCAGCTTTCCCCAGGGGGTGGTCTACCTGCGGGCCTACGGCGGAACCCCTTTCCGCAAGCTCCATCACGCCCTCGAGGCCCTGGCCCCCCCCCTCAAGGAAATCGAGGGCCCCAGCTACATCCCGCACCTCACCTTGGCGCTGGGGCTCAGCCCCGAGGCCGCCGCTGCGCTGGCTCGGGACTTGCCCCCGCCCCCCCGCAGGTCGTTCGTGCTGCGCGAGGCCGCTTTGGTACAGGACACCCCTGAGGGGGATTTGGTCGAGGTGGCCCGCTTCCCCTTCGCGGGCTGAGCCATGCCGGCTTCGCCCCCTTACCTGCGGCTGCTCGAGGCCGAGAAGGCCTTTGGCGAGCGCAGGGTCCTCAACCGGGCCAGCTTCCGCCTCTCGCGGGGCGAGAAGGCCGTGCTGATCGGCCCCAACGGCGCGGGCAAGACCACCTTGTTCCGCATCCTGGCGGGCCGGGAGGGCCTCGATGGAGGCCGTCTCGAGCGCCTGAAGGGAATCCGGGTGTTCTACTTGCCCCAGGACTTCCGGCCCAAGGGGGGTAGCGTGTGGGAGCTGGCCTACCGCAGCACGCCGCTGTGGGCCGCCGAGCAGCTGCTCGAGCAGCTTCCCCCCGAGGAGATGGCGGCGGCCTGGGAGCGGGTGCGCGAGCTCGGCTTCTGGAAGGGGCGCGTGGGCCGCACCCTGGCCGACTTTGGCCTGGGAGAGGAGCTGTGGGGGCGGGAGGCGTCGGGGCTCTCGGGTGGGGAGGGGGTGCGGCTGGGGCTGGCCATGGCCTTCCTTTCGGGAGCCGAGGTGCTGCTCTTGGACGAGCCCACCACCCACCTCGACCTGCGCATGCGGCTGCGCCTGGAGGAACTGCTGCTGGCCTACCCCGGTGCGCTGGGCCTGATCTCCCACGACCGCGCGTTGGTGGCCCGTGTCGCCAGCACCGTCTACCACCTCGAGGCCGCCCAGCTCATCCGGGTGACGGGCGGCTACGCCACCTATCTGCAGGAGAAGGAGCGCATCCAGCGCACCCTCGAAAAGGCCCGCAAGGAGGCCTTAAAGGAGCGCGAGCGCCTGCTGGAAGCGGTCCCCGACCGGCGCAGGCCAGGTCAGGACCGTCGCCGGAGCCAGAAAGCCCAGCTCAGGGAGCGAGCCCAGCGCATCGAAGCCCCCGAACCCCTGCCCCCCGAGCGGCGCTGGAGCCTCGAGATCGCCGCCGAGGGCACGCCGAGGCTGGTCGCGGAGGGGAAGGGGCTATCGAAGTCGTACGCCGAAAGGCCGTTGGTCCTCCGCCAGGTCAGCTTCCGCATCTTCCGCGGGGATCGCATCGCCCTGCTGGGCCCCAACGGAGCGGGGAAGACCACCCTGTTGCGCGTGCTGCTGGGCCAGGAGTGGCCGGAGGAGGGCGAGCGTGAGCTGATGCCCGGCGTACGCACGGCCTATCTGGACCAGCACTTCCACGGCCTCGAGCCCGCCAAGGGCCTCTTCGAGCAGTTTTGCCAGCGCTTCGGCGAGGCCCGGGCCGCGGCCCTGCTGGGCCGGATGGGCTTTCGTCCACCCCACTGGTTCGACCCGCCCGAGCGCTTCTCCGGCGGGGAGCGCGCGCGGGCTGGCCTGGCCTTGCTCTCGGGGTTGAGGGCCGGGCTGTTGGTGCTCGACGAACCCACCAACCACCTCGAACTCGAGCTGCTCGAGGCGCTCGAGCGCGCCCTGAGCGAGTATCCGGGCACCCTGCTCTTCGTCTCCCACGACCGGGCCTTGGTGCAGAAGGTCGCCACCCGCTTCTGGGGCCTCGAGGAGGGGCGGCTGGTGGAGTACCCCAGCTACCGCGAGGCCGAGGCGGCCATGCTGGGCAAGCCCGCCCTGCGGCAGAACCCTTACGGTGAGCTCCCCTGCGAGCCGGAGGTGCCCTCCGAGGAACGCGACCTCGAGGCCGAGCGCCTGGCCCTGCGCGAGCGCTTGGACCAGCCCGGCCTGAGCGAGCGCGAACGCTTTCGGCTTCGGGCCGACCTCTTGGCCCTCGAAGAGGAACTCTTCCAGCGCTATGCCGAGCAGTTTTACTTACCGCCGCGCTATACCCACCGGGTGGTGCATGGGGGGGTGGAGGTGTACGCTGACGTGGAGCTGGACTCCTACCGCTTTTGGAGCCGCCAGGGATCGCTTAGCGGGGAGCGGGTGGGCGCTACGGTGCTGCTCTCGGGCCAGGCCTCCGGGGCCACCGTCGCCGGAGCGTTGCAGATCCTCTTCGAGCTCGAGGGCGTGCGCGTGGTGCTTCACGGGGAGCAGGTCTACGGGCTTTCCGCTTACGAGAAGCCCTTTATCCGCTCACTCGAGCCCCAGGCCGCGCCTCGGCGCAAGGCCCGCTTTTAGCCCTTCGTGTTTTGCATCGCCTCGCGCACCTGGCGCTTGAGCCGCATCAGCACCGCCTGCAGCCCGCGCAGCCGCAGTGGGGTGATGACCTCCTCGAGCTTGGCCAGGGTGTAGAAATCCTCCGGTACCCGTAGCACTTCCTCGGGGCTGTAGCCGGTAAGCCCCTCGGCCAGCATCCCGGCAAAGGCCCGCACGGTAGGGGCCTCCTTGGGCGCGTCGAAGTAGGGGACTACCCTGCCGTCCTCGAGCTCGACATGTACGTAAAACGGCGTGGTGCACTCGTGCACCTGCTCGAGCTTGCCCTGCATCCCTTCCGGCAGGGGCGGCATCTTCTTGGCGTACTCGAGCAACAGCTCGGTCTTGAAAGCCTTGGGGGCACCGGCGAGCGTTTGCACAACGCTTTGCAGCTTGGGCGGAAGGTTGGAAAGCTCAGCGTTCATCTCT
The Meiothermus sp. Pnk-1 genome window above contains:
- the hpaI gene encoding 2,4-dihydroxyhept-2-ene-1,7-dioic acid aldolase yields the protein MREFKGSIVPLVTPFKNGQIDEAAMERLIERQIAAGSHGLSVGGTTGEPGTLNLEERKYLIELAVKLIKGRVPLLAGTGTLRLDETLELTRFAQKAGAEGALVITPYYIKPNQEGLYRFFGQVAQAVPDFPIVLYNIPGRAGVEIKVETAARLRRDFPNIIGLKHSSKDVEYVSELLRTAGRDFRVFCGLEALTFPMMCVGAVGTIAATANWLPKETAQMCQLTLEGRYKEALELHYYGLEANDAIFWDTNPIPLKTVLSWMGLIEKEWREPLGPTTPEVEARLRRMAESYGLIPRKEPHPPVLTDPAQKEYV
- a CDS encoding CdaR family transcriptional regulator; translated protein: MVPSPPADWKTPEGIAQALDVLLGKLSRPQEFLAALGGLTRLPLALLAPWGEVLAWWGRVPARHPTQLGRGRSFWALEAGEWRLIAYGGEAQLEEAAPLLALAQRMLRLRAMEKALERTQEENLGAAFLDELLLGEADLSRAFAFGFEAGFPLLLALIEAPTPPGRHRLAETRRREVLQGLKRSVGAYLERLGTPYLISGRGTRAVVLWQAHDVAKEVQTLLWAAPQGVRMGYSALHRSLEEVSSAYREALIALKAARWGEVVGFEGLDPVAWVLLQHAPEDLKALVERFLPLSPKELRTLERYLEHSGDLSATAQALHVHPNTLRYRLQKIEQRLGASLKSPETLAQVHLALRAKGLLEA
- a CDS encoding 2'-5' RNA ligase family protein; the encoded protein is MYGILVWPPDDLETFMARLQTKHGVRGFGLPHLNLRQPFEWEHGEESLKKAVQGILRSHAPFRLRLGGWSSFPQGVVYLRAYGGTPFRKLHHALEALAPPLKEIEGPSYIPHLTLALGLSPEAAAALARDLPPPPRRSFVLREAALVQDTPEGDLVEVARFPFAG
- a CDS encoding ABC-F family ATP-binding cassette domain-containing protein yields the protein MPASPPYLRLLEAEKAFGERRVLNRASFRLSRGEKAVLIGPNGAGKTTLFRILAGREGLDGGRLERLKGIRVFYLPQDFRPKGGSVWELAYRSTPLWAAEQLLEQLPPEEMAAAWERVRELGFWKGRVGRTLADFGLGEELWGREASGLSGGEGVRLGLAMAFLSGAEVLLLDEPTTHLDLRMRLRLEELLLAYPGALGLISHDRALVARVASTVYHLEAAQLIRVTGGYATYLQEKERIQRTLEKARKEALKERERLLEAVPDRRRPGQDRRRSQKAQLRERAQRIEAPEPLPPERRWSLEIAAEGTPRLVAEGKGLSKSYAERPLVLRQVSFRIFRGDRIALLGPNGAGKTTLLRVLLGQEWPEEGERELMPGVRTAYLDQHFHGLEPAKGLFEQFCQRFGEARAAALLGRMGFRPPHWFDPPERFSGGERARAGLALLSGLRAGLLVLDEPTNHLELELLEALERALSEYPGTLLFVSHDRALVQKVATRFWGLEEGRLVEYPSYREAEAAMLGKPALRQNPYGELPCEPEVPSEERDLEAERLALRERLDQPGLSERERFRLRADLLALEEELFQRYAEQFYLPPRYTHRVVHGGVEVYADVELDSYRFWSRQGSLSGERVGATVLLSGQASGATVAGALQILFELEGVRVVLHGEQVYGLSAYEKPFIRSLEPQAAPRRKARF
- a CDS encoding SufE family protein, with product MNAELSNLPPKLQSVVQTLAGAPKAFKTELLLEYAKKMPPLPEGMQGKLEQVHECTTPFYVHVELEDGRVVPYFDAPKEAPTVRAFAGMLAEGLTGYSPEEVLRVPEDFYTLAKLEEVITPLRLRGLQAVLMRLKRQVREAMQNTKG